One genomic region from Microcystis panniformis FACHB-1757 encodes:
- a CDS encoding sugar transferase, whose amino-acid sequence MNLTNLPMSLDEVPLPSSLPPVILIVFTRPDLLKEVLKGLTQQTLFPRQIIAYVDGARSERDLPLIDQTIALLQEFSSKIPVDIRLRPQNLGCDQNVILSLTEVLSTYESVVYLEDDNFPNPYFYDSMCRLLEAYREHKKIFSISGYAAFPEQAYHLIEEDFALSHRVFSWGFGIWADRWNDIALINQPKQYNPFGKFYNIPATVQTKMTIINQFWLERNEQTDWVITLTLASLYQNRVHLIPKTSLIYNIGFGHPESKTYKGKEASWVNSAYSSSFRPNSLPTSLELIDLLKNEISGVELAHYLYRKGIYINLEALFCYLKKYRDLQSRLEFVKLFIAHSPLSFKRTRRRLGL is encoded by the coding sequence ATGAATTTAACAAATTTACCAATGTCTCTTGATGAGGTGCCTTTACCTAGTTCTTTGCCGCCAGTTATTTTAATAGTTTTTACTCGTCCCGATCTACTCAAGGAAGTTTTAAAGGGTTTAACCCAACAGACTCTATTTCCTCGTCAGATCATTGCCTATGTGGATGGGGCAAGAAGTGAACGGGATCTACCCCTGATCGATCAAACAATTGCTTTACTGCAAGAGTTCTCTAGTAAAATTCCAGTAGATATAAGGTTAAGACCACAAAATTTGGGCTGTGATCAAAATGTCATTTTGTCCTTGACAGAAGTACTATCCACTTATGAATCTGTTGTTTACTTGGAAGATGATAACTTTCCCAATCCATATTTTTATGATAGTATGTGCCGTCTATTAGAGGCATACCGTGAACATAAAAAAATCTTTTCGATTAGCGGATATGCAGCCTTTCCAGAACAAGCATATCATTTGATCGAAGAGGATTTTGCTCTCTCTCATAGAGTTTTTTCTTGGGGATTCGGTATCTGGGCCGATCGCTGGAATGATATCGCTCTCATCAATCAGCCAAAACAATATAATCCTTTTGGAAAATTCTATAATATACCCGCCACCGTGCAAACAAAAATGACTATAATAAACCAGTTCTGGCTAGAGAGAAATGAGCAAACTGACTGGGTTATTACTCTTACTCTTGCATCTTTGTATCAAAATCGGGTTCATCTCATTCCCAAAACTTCTTTGATCTATAATATTGGTTTTGGACACCCAGAATCTAAAACCTATAAAGGGAAAGAAGCATCATGGGTAAACTCTGCCTATAGTTCCTCATTCCGCCCCAATAGCTTACCTACCAGTCTTGAGTTAATTGACCTATTAAAAAATGAGATTAGTGGGGTAGAATTAGCGCATTACCTGTATCGAAAGGGTATTTATATTAATTTAGAAGCACTATTTTGCTACCTAAAAAAATATCGTGACCTTCAAAGTCGCCTAGAATTTGTGAAGCTATTTATAGCTCACTCCCCCCTTAGTTTCAAAAGAACTCGCCGTCGTCTAGGTTTATAG
- a CDS encoding DUF3226 domain-containing protein, protein MSREHILIGVEGNHDQAFLVKVMCKLLGFSKCEELSNLEPIWKKFIPKYPPLKTGKLYIRLDMPSILYTETLSVAIYAGGGSELIKNLTNKLADMDYNNELSAFAVIADADKDNPAEVARKYHQGFREYFPDFPRVVAATGTIQENKPRVGLYILPNNVDQGVLDTLLCDCGKIAYPEYMKRAKAYIQQFSEEEISQIGWKPFDKEKATIAAIASILKPGKTNTATISDDRWISEQTLTQIPSLQNLLNFLKQLLKMESI, encoded by the coding sequence GTGAGTCGAGAACATATATTGATTGGAGTGGAGGGTAATCATGATCAAGCTTTTCTGGTGAAAGTTATGTGTAAACTGCTGGGGTTTTCTAAATGTGAAGAACTCTCAAATCTAGAGCCAATTTGGAAAAAATTTATTCCGAAATATCCTCCTCTTAAAACTGGAAAACTTTACATCAGACTCGATATGCCATCTATTCTTTATACTGAGACTTTATCCGTGGCAATTTATGCCGGGGGTGGCAGTGAATTAATTAAAAATTTAACCAATAAACTTGCCGATATGGATTATAACAATGAATTATCAGCTTTTGCCGTTATTGCCGATGCGGATAAAGATAACCCGGCAGAAGTTGCTCGTAAATATCATCAGGGTTTTCGGGAATATTTTCCCGACTTTCCCAGGGTAGTAGCTGCCACGGGAACTATTCAAGAAAATAAACCAAGAGTCGGATTATACATACTGCCTAATAATGTTGATCAAGGTGTCTTAGATACCCTACTTTGTGATTGTGGAAAAATCGCCTATCCTGAATATATGAAGAGGGCAAAAGCATATATTCAACAGTTTTCTGAGGAGGAAATTAGTCAAATTGGCTGGAAACCTTTTGATAAAGAAAAAGCCACTATTGCCGCCATTGCTAGTATTCTTAAACCGGGAAAAACCAACACCGCAACTATTTCTGATGATCGGTGGATTAGCGAGCAAACTTTAACGCAAATACCATCACTACAAAATCTCTTAAATTTTCTAAAACAACTCCTCAAAATGGAGTCAATATAA
- a CDS encoding AAA family ATPase — protein sequence MTKSLENITIHQFRGLRELELKNLGQINLLVGINNSGKTSVLEALSIYCHPLDLKVWLNTARQREQEYRVSRTPYLDSLQWLFTHDAMIEQEKLNHGVISITGNGSFKVQKIEAIYEELEGIILIDNPEDKLHPNEIISEENEDLIDNNEDLWETRKGINLSITVFLAQEQLISLINYPQNPLKENYQLWENSPLSRLSGKKEPSLLTSLVSPASHRSDIGQFRLLSEVRFANFKTDVIDLLRQMDSNISDLEILLPPHSLSSRFNIYIQHEKLGLVPVSTFGDGVRRLLHIALKLASVKGGILFIDELESAIHTEALQSSFNWLVKWCQKMNVQLFATTHSLEAVDALLEVTERESDLVLYRLEPKENYTRVVRHDWTRLKSLREDLGQEVRW from the coding sequence ATGACTAAAAGCCTAGAAAACATTACCATTCACCAGTTTAGAGGACTGCGAGAGCTTGAGCTAAAGAATCTCGGACAGATTAACCTGCTTGTGGGAATTAATAATTCGGGAAAAACCAGCGTTCTCGAAGCGTTATCTATTTACTGTCATCCCTTAGATCTAAAAGTTTGGCTAAATACTGCTAGACAAAGAGAACAAGAGTACAGAGTTTCTCGGACTCCTTATCTAGATTCCCTACAGTGGTTATTTACCCACGATGCAATGATTGAGCAAGAAAAACTTAATCACGGGGTTATATCAATCACAGGAAATGGCTCCTTTAAAGTTCAGAAAATTGAGGCAATTTATGAAGAACTCGAAGGAATTATTTTAATTGACAATCCCGAAGACAAGCTTCATCCTAATGAGATAATTAGCGAAGAAAACGAAGATTTAATCGATAATAATGAAGATTTATGGGAAACAAGAAAAGGTATAAATTTATCGATAACAGTATTTCTGGCTCAAGAACAATTAATAAGTTTAATTAATTATCCCCAAAATCCCCTGAAAGAAAACTATCAACTTTGGGAAAATAGCCCTCTCTCTAGACTATCGGGAAAAAAAGAACCTAGCTTACTAACTTCTCTGGTTAGTCCCGCTTCTCATCGTTCTGATATTGGTCAATTTCGGTTACTTTCAGAAGTGAGATTTGCCAATTTTAAAACAGATGTTATCGATTTACTACGTCAAATGGACAGTAATATTTCTGATTTAGAAATTCTCTTACCTCCTCATTCTTTATCTTCCAGATTTAACATTTATATTCAACACGAAAAATTGGGACTTGTACCCGTTAGTACCTTTGGTGACGGGGTGCGTCGCTTACTTCATATTGCCCTCAAACTTGCCAGTGTTAAAGGTGGAATTTTATTCATTGATGAATTAGAATCAGCTATTCATACAGAGGCACTGCAAAGTTCTTTTAATTGGTTAGTTAAATGGTGTCAAAAAATGAATGTACAACTGTTTGCTACTACCCACAGTCTAGAAGCTGTTGATGCTCTGTTAGAAGTTACTGAACGAGAATCAGATTTGGTGCTTTATCGTCTCGAACCAAAGGAAAATTATACTAGAGTAGTTAGACATGATTGGACTCGATTAAAAAGCTTACGAGAAGACTTAGGACAGGAGGTTCGTTGGTGA
- a CDS encoding DUF29 domain-containing protein has protein sequence MLALEQLYEREYDRWLSETIELLKNRQLDQLDYEHLIEELATLGRSEKTAVKSLSLQIIIQLLLYQFWTTERERNSNHWTAEMITFRVQLEDKLTTNLSKFLELELDNIYENARLIAEKKTGLKNLPIICPYSLRQILEKQWFPDTDNE, from the coding sequence ATGCTTGCTTTAGAACAGCTTTATGAACGGGAGTATGATCGCTGGTTAAGCGAGACGATCGAGTTATTAAAAAATCGTCAGTTAGATCAGTTAGATTACGAACATTTGATCGAGGAGTTGGCAACTTTAGGACGGAGCGAAAAAACTGCTGTTAAAAGTTTAAGTTTGCAAATAATAATCCAGCTGCTACTCTATCAATTTTGGACAACAGAAAGAGAAAGAAATAGTAATCATTGGACGGCAGAGATGATCACTTTTCGAGTACAATTAGAAGATAAGCTCACCACCAATTTAAGCAAATTTCTAGAACTAGAGTTAGACAATATCTATGAAAACGCTCGCTTAATTGCCGAAAAAAAGACAGGATTAAAAAATTTACCGATAATTTGTCCCTACTCTCTGAGACAAATTCTTGAGAAACAGTGGTTTCCCGATACAGATAATGAATAA
- a CDS encoding amino acid ABC transporter ATP-binding protein — translation MDSHNSEPIIIAEAVEKWYDNRFHALRGVNLTVNKQEVVVIMGPSGSGKSTFIRTFNGLESYQKGRIIIDGITVSHNLKNIEAIRQEVGMVFQQFNLFPHLTVLDNVTLGPMWVRGWKKAQAEEIARKLLEKVGILEQALKYPPQLSGGQQQRVAIVRALAMQPKVMLFDEPTSALDPEMVREVLETMQSLAKSGMTMVCVTHEVGFAREVADRVVFMDQGLILEIAPPAEFFNHPQSDRTQQFLAKIL, via the coding sequence ATGGACTCTCACAACAGTGAACCGATTATAATTGCCGAAGCTGTGGAAAAATGGTACGATAACCGCTTTCATGCTTTGCGGGGAGTCAATCTCACCGTTAATAAACAGGAAGTTGTCGTGATTATGGGGCCGTCCGGTTCGGGAAAATCCACCTTTATCCGCACTTTTAACGGGTTAGAATCTTATCAAAAAGGCCGCATTATTATTGACGGAATAACTGTGTCCCACAACCTGAAAAATATCGAGGCAATCCGTCAGGAAGTCGGCATGGTTTTTCAACAATTTAACCTCTTTCCCCATCTGACGGTATTAGATAATGTCACCCTCGGGCCGATGTGGGTGCGCGGTTGGAAAAAAGCGCAAGCGGAGGAAATAGCGAGAAAACTCCTCGAAAAAGTTGGTATTCTCGAACAAGCACTTAAATATCCCCCTCAGTTATCGGGAGGACAACAGCAGCGGGTGGCAATCGTTCGCGCTTTGGCCATGCAGCCGAAGGTGATGTTATTCGATGAACCCACCTCAGCTTTAGACCCAGAAATGGTGCGAGAAGTCTTGGAAACGATGCAGAGTTTAGCCAAATCGGGGATGACCATGGTTTGTGTCACCCACGAGGTAGGATTTGCGCGAGAAGTGGCCGATCGAGTGGTATTTATGGATCAGGGTTTAATTTTGGAAATTGCCCCCCCAGCAGAATTTTTTAATCATCCCCAATCCGATCGAACTCAGCAATTTTTAGCAAAAATTCTTTGA
- a CDS encoding efflux RND transporter permease subunit translates to MILSIADTFIKRPVLTTVCSILIVLIGAIAVPFLPLEKLPQLAFIQVAVNANYLGTDAKTVQDNVTTVLDRQINGTEQIVYMQSQSTNTGQSTVNVFFPVEMDRNIAQVLVQNRVSTAAASLPEEVNRQGVTTNTQSPSVTLAYGISAKPDEKGNYPYDTVFLSNFVDRVIDAEIRRIEGVGSTTIIGEREYALRFWLNPDALAARGVSAEQVVQAIREQNIQVGAGTIGGDPSPEEQQFQIAIRAVGRVATGEEAENIVVKVGENGDLIRIKDVGRAEIGAESYSTAAYFDKSPAVVYIVYQLPGSNAWNTAKLVKEKMAELEPSFPPGLNIAITLDNTAFVAASLEEAFGTLVEAILLVILVIFIFLQDWRTTIIPAIAIPVSLIGTMAVALALGYSLNNLSLFAVILATGLVVDDGIVIVEAVSEKLRQGMRPFQAALDAMGELTSAVIASSLVLLAVFIPVTFFPGTVGIVYRQFAVIISASIIISTFNALSFSPTMSAIIMKPPQGTRGPLGLFFEGFNRGFNAVKEGYRRSIEFLIRIRFLVLPFFIAALFLTAWSYSTTPQGFIPEEDQGYAFVLVQAPPGVSLRYTDQVIRQINEEILDGIEEIEHFVGMAGFSFAGSGSNQGLFFVKLKEWSERPGEDKSVFGVLRKINQQLATKVPDARAFAVNAPPVDGLSSTGGFELFIQNRASFPMDALIANANNVMAEARTRPELSGIFTQFTTDTPMLELSINRNQLQAQNVDMQAVFGTLQTYLGSNFVNQFVLGDRLYRVFAQAEADYRSNPEDINRLYVRSRTGANIPLSGLVSVKRFTYPPIITNFNLYPSINVQGSPAPGFSTGQAIAVMEDVCRKVLQPGFGYAWTGTAFQEKTSAGAAPVIFGLAFIVVFLVLAAQYESYIDPIIIMITVPLAILGAMGALLLRANFLQVGSLFPAVNNNIYAQVALVMLIGLAAKNAILIVEFANQSRTLGLSIPDAAARASTERLRPILMTAISGLVGFLPLVIASGAGAMSRWSLGTAILGGYLISTVLSLFLVPVLYVLIKQFEARFLSSKPPKGGDSGGKKTPSLDGERNTSETPIEEGAISSLKISPQSPND, encoded by the coding sequence ATGATCCTTAGTATTGCCGATACCTTCATTAAAAGACCCGTTCTGACCACAGTTTGCTCGATTTTAATCGTTTTGATCGGAGCGATCGCTGTTCCCTTTTTACCCCTAGAAAAACTGCCCCAGTTGGCATTTATTCAGGTAGCGGTAAATGCCAACTATTTGGGAACCGATGCCAAAACCGTACAGGATAACGTTACCACGGTACTCGATCGCCAGATTAACGGGACAGAACAGATTGTTTATATGCAGTCCCAGAGTACCAACACCGGACAAAGTACGGTGAATGTTTTTTTCCCGGTGGAAATGGATCGTAACATTGCCCAAGTCTTGGTACAAAACCGTGTCAGTACTGCGGCCGCTAGTTTACCGGAAGAAGTGAACCGGCAGGGGGTGACAACCAATACCCAATCCCCCAGCGTTACCCTTGCCTACGGGATTTCCGCCAAACCGGATGAAAAGGGCAATTATCCCTACGATACGGTCTTTTTAAGTAACTTTGTCGATCGGGTCATCGATGCCGAGATTCGCCGGATCGAGGGGGTTGGTAGTACAACAATCATCGGGGAGAGGGAATACGCCCTACGTTTTTGGCTTAATCCCGATGCTTTAGCCGCTAGGGGTGTATCGGCGGAACAAGTAGTACAGGCGATCCGAGAACAGAATATTCAGGTGGGTGCGGGGACAATTGGCGGTGATCCTAGTCCCGAAGAGCAGCAATTCCAGATCGCCATTCGCGCCGTTGGTAGGGTGGCCACCGGGGAGGAAGCGGAAAATATTGTCGTCAAAGTCGGGGAAAATGGCGATTTAATCCGAATTAAAGACGTAGGACGCGCAGAAATCGGAGCCGAAAGCTACAGTACCGCCGCCTATTTCGACAAATCCCCCGCCGTTGTCTATATCGTCTATCAGTTACCCGGTTCCAACGCTTGGAATACTGCCAAACTGGTAAAAGAAAAAATGGCGGAACTAGAACCAAGTTTCCCCCCGGGGTTAAATATCGCCATTACCCTCGATAATACCGCCTTTGTCGCCGCTTCCCTAGAAGAAGCCTTTGGCACTCTGGTGGAGGCGATTTTACTGGTTATTCTCGTCATTTTTATCTTCCTTCAGGATTGGCGCACCACGATCATTCCGGCGATCGCTATTCCCGTATCTTTGATCGGAACCATGGCCGTCGCCCTGGCTTTAGGCTATTCTCTCAATAACCTCTCCTTGTTTGCCGTCATTCTAGCCACCGGTTTAGTGGTGGACGACGGCATCGTGATCGTAGAAGCGGTATCGGAAAAATTACGGCAGGGAATGCGGCCATTTCAAGCTGCCCTCGATGCCATGGGTGAGTTAACCTCGGCGGTGATCGCCAGTTCTCTTGTACTGCTGGCAGTTTTTATTCCCGTCACCTTCTTCCCCGGTACGGTGGGGATCGTTTATCGACAATTTGCCGTCATCATCTCCGCTTCAATTATCATCTCCACCTTTAACGCCCTCAGTTTTTCCCCCACCATGTCGGCGATTATCATGAAACCGCCCCAAGGCACCCGCGGCCCCTTGGGACTGTTTTTCGAGGGCTTTAATCGGGGTTTCAACGCAGTTAAAGAGGGCTATCGACGCTCGATCGAATTTCTGATCCGCATCCGTTTTTTAGTGTTACCCTTCTTTATCGCCGCCCTCTTTCTCACAGCTTGGAGTTATAGCACCACTCCCCAGGGTTTTATCCCCGAAGAAGACCAAGGTTATGCCTTCGTTTTGGTGCAAGCACCCCCCGGGGTTTCCCTGCGCTACACCGACCAGGTTATCCGTCAGATTAACGAAGAAATTCTCGACGGTATCGAAGAAATCGAACACTTTGTCGGTATGGCGGGCTTTAGTTTTGCTGGAAGTGGTAGCAACCAAGGGCTATTTTTTGTCAAGTTAAAAGAATGGTCGGAACGGCCCGGCGAAGATAAGTCGGTTTTCGGGGTTCTGCGGAAAATTAACCAACAATTAGCCACTAAAGTCCCAGATGCTCGCGCTTTCGCCGTTAATGCGCCCCCCGTGGATGGATTAAGTTCTACCGGCGGTTTCGAGTTATTTATCCAAAACCGCGCTTCTTTCCCCATGGACGCTTTGATTGCCAACGCTAATAACGTCATGGCCGAGGCCCGAACAAGACCGGAATTATCGGGAATTTTCACCCAATTTACCACCGACACGCCGATGCTGGAACTTTCCATCAATCGCAACCAGCTACAGGCGCAAAACGTCGATATGCAGGCCGTTTTCGGTACCCTGCAAACCTATCTCGGTTCCAACTTCGTCAACCAATTCGTCTTAGGCGATCGCTTGTATCGAGTCTTTGCCCAAGCAGAAGCGGATTATCGCTCTAATCCTGAAGATATTAACCGTCTTTACGTCCGTTCCCGTACCGGGGCCAATATTCCCCTATCGGGTTTGGTTAGCGTCAAACGCTTCACCTATCCACCGATTATCACTAACTTTAACCTCTATCCCTCGATTAACGTTCAGGGTAGTCCCGCCCCCGGTTTTAGTACGGGACAGGCGATCGCAGTGATGGAAGATGTTTGTCGGAAAGTCCTGCAGCCCGGTTTCGGTTACGCTTGGACGGGTACAGCTTTCCAAGAAAAAACTTCCGCCGGGGCTGCCCCAGTTATCTTCGGATTAGCCTTTATCGTGGTTTTCCTCGTCCTTGCGGCCCAGTACGAAAGCTACATTGACCCGATTATCATCATGATTACGGTTCCCCTAGCGATCCTAGGTGCCATGGGGGCCTTACTGTTGCGGGCGAATTTCCTACAAGTGGGTAGTCTCTTCCCGGCGGTGAATAATAATATCTATGCTCAGGTGGCTTTGGTCATGTTGATCGGTTTAGCGGCTAAAAATGCCATCTTGATCGTGGAATTCGCTAACCAGTCCCGTACTTTGGGTTTAAGTATTCCCGATGCGGCAGCCCGGGCCTCGACGGAACGCTTAAGACCGATTCTGATGACGGCTATTTCCGGTTTAGTCGGTTTCTTGCCCTTGGTTATCGCTTCCGGTGCCGGAGCGATGAGTCGTTGGTCCCTGGGAACTGCAATCCTAGGCGGTTATCTGATTTCCACGGTGTTGAGTTTATTTCTCGTCCCGGTGTTGTATGTGCTGATCAAACAGTTCGAGGCCCGATTCCTCTCCTCGAAACCCCCCAAAGGTGGCGATTCTGGCGGCAAAAAAACCCCTTCTCTCGATGGGGAAAGGAATACATCAGAAACCCCGATAGAAGAAGGGGCCATTTCCTCTTTGAAAATCTCTCCTCAGTCCCCGAATGACTAG